A stretch of the Thiomicrorhabdus indica genome encodes the following:
- a CDS encoding tetratricopeptide repeat protein has protein sequence MSVLLEALKKAAEEKKKKGSDGDSSMNVGKESIESELNKNSENSLGFSLSSESSTESSEKGSLLESENEEKPRLEDDNTDSLILKLKPKESEVEHSDLLDIDEEESTLPTPPSVTLKATEVELDSDFDSKRTPEEIEEFISPSFLKDDRAPTPEPTKQKPALQISENDEDLLAEATASFDEEVLSVPDSKLSSNEIKIDEPVEQPSPPNTASLDTTIATEPFSDAVEKLPESNLERKEDVEDSYKWSMNDLPGYEDIESSQKVLQPEIDSSTMDQSAIDEQSLAKNPVLTKGENRRLNLVSKKRATLNPKFLIYVGVLGLFIGLFFYAILYYQDQSQALEDSFKKYQITRIEPSAALLAKTQKTLPAGDQSVEPKQNISASNKVKTISENERIVESSVDSANATLSDKPKVNTLDATNDLDSKEEATVDSANKTDSVLAVNDEKPVSSRNNVQMLEKSSLNKTEKALKAEPAKPAIIQKTKGLSPEKLKLKAAYKAYQQKKWALSELFFREVVALNSEHTNAQLGLAGSLLNQQKFKESLDVYYQVLDSSPNNLYAIEGIASIMQQFPSQNTRWQDTLSQVLKDYPDSALLKSAMGNIFAQQNNWQEAQNYYFDALALEPTNAMYNYNLAISLDYLKQYAAAIEYYTKALLYKTNQTNFDEVVIKTRLAALKLFMEKGDY, from the coding sequence GTGAGCGTTCTGTTAGAAGCTTTAAAAAAAGCTGCTGAGGAAAAAAAGAAAAAAGGCAGTGATGGTGATTCGTCAATGAATGTTGGCAAAGAATCCATTGAAAGTGAATTAAATAAGAATTCAGAGAATTCTTTAGGGTTTTCTTTAAGCTCGGAAAGTTCAACGGAATCTTCTGAAAAGGGTTCATTGTTAGAATCCGAAAACGAGGAAAAGCCTCGTCTGGAAGACGATAACACCGATTCTCTAATATTAAAACTGAAGCCTAAAGAATCTGAGGTTGAACATTCTGATTTGCTAGACATTGATGAGGAAGAGTCAACTCTTCCAACGCCTCCGTCTGTTACATTAAAAGCAACAGAAGTTGAGCTAGATTCTGATTTTGATTCTAAGCGTACACCTGAAGAAATTGAGGAATTTATTTCACCTAGTTTCTTAAAGGATGATAGAGCACCCACGCCAGAACCAACCAAACAAAAACCGGCATTGCAAATTAGTGAAAATGATGAGGATTTACTTGCAGAAGCGACAGCTTCTTTTGATGAAGAAGTTCTCTCAGTTCCTGATTCAAAGCTTTCATCTAATGAAATTAAGATCGATGAACCCGTCGAGCAACCGAGTCCTCCAAATACCGCATCTCTAGACACGACGATAGCTACAGAACCTTTCTCAGATGCAGTTGAGAAATTGCCAGAAAGTAATTTAGAACGAAAGGAAGATGTTGAAGATAGTTACAAATGGAGTATGAATGACCTCCCTGGTTATGAAGATATTGAGAGTTCTCAGAAAGTACTTCAACCTGAGATCGATTCAAGCACTATGGATCAAAGTGCAATTGACGAACAATCTTTAGCTAAAAATCCAGTTTTAACGAAAGGTGAAAATCGACGGCTTAATTTAGTGTCAAAGAAAAGAGCCACACTCAATCCAAAATTTCTAATTTATGTAGGTGTTTTAGGGCTTTTTATTGGGTTGTTTTTTTATGCAATTCTCTATTATCAAGATCAGAGCCAAGCATTAGAAGACTCTTTCAAAAAATATCAAATTACGCGTATTGAGCCTAGTGCAGCTTTATTGGCTAAAACCCAAAAGACTTTACCGGCCGGTGACCAAAGTGTCGAACCAAAACAAAACATATCCGCTAGTAATAAGGTAAAAACAATTTCTGAGAACGAACGGATTGTGGAAAGTTCTGTTGATTCAGCAAACGCTACTCTCTCTGATAAGCCTAAAGTTAATACTTTGGATGCCACAAATGATTTAGATTCTAAAGAGGAAGCGACAGTAGATTCGGCCAATAAAACCGATTCAGTTCTTGCTGTAAATGATGAGAAGCCTGTTTCTTCCAGAAATAATGTTCAAATGCTTGAAAAATCAAGTCTGAATAAAACTGAAAAAGCGCTGAAGGCTGAGCCAGCAAAACCGGCAATAATTCAGAAAACTAAAGGGCTTTCACCAGAAAAACTAAAACTTAAAGCAGCTTATAAAGCTTACCAGCAGAAAAAGTGGGCTTTGTCTGAGCTTTTCTTTAGAGAAGTCGTTGCACTAAACTCAGAGCATACCAATGCGCAGCTTGGTTTGGCAGGTAGTTTGCTGAATCAGCAGAAGTTTAAAGAATCTCTTGATGTTTATTACCAAGTGTTAGATTCTTCTCCCAACAATCTTTATGCAATTGAAGGAATTGCTTCAATTATGCAGCAGTTCCCAAGCCAGAACACTCGGTGGCAAGATACTCTTAGTCAAGTTCTGAAAGACTACCCTGATTCAGCTCTTCTAAAGAGTGCGATGGGGAATATCTTTGCACAGCAGAATAATTGGCAAGAAGCTCAAAATTATTATTTTGACGCATTAGCTCTGGAGCCAACTAATGCTATGTATAACTATAATTTGGCAATAAGTTTAGATTACTTAAAACAATATGCCGCAGCCATTGAATACTACACAAAAGCTTTATTGTATAAAACGAATCAGACGAATTTTGATGAAGTGGTTATAAAAACTCGATTAGCTGCTCTAAAACTCTTTATGGAAAAAGGGGATTATTAG
- a CDS encoding YhdP family protein has product MVKFTYRFLEVIFALFIVYLLITRGFLTWLQYAPEQFTSAVKSFIGVELSYESLALDQHWLGFEFEAKNVSLNSERFHFDAEKLSADINLFSFALPAAAAGDYLYVENASLEKRSSFVNSSESKLAQLSVSREDLHQKLLIPSTIRSLWKQVSIKDVRLTLQQEYPAGIHLKSFELAKSSRISLVSEFGMKYGEVLDYEPFSLTLNASQNSFGGIGDGRLNLVSYRPVKIQGLVSLLPEEWQAILPKGDVLVEAKANFQNSKLSKIEMNLNGSSFDWPQNDELLPNSAGAKLEWVLENDVLFVGQDDWHIQLLGLQLDQKYLESISPIELKVDDDFIDFDAKSLNIEPFKVITQALISDPKIANLFGKTAHLSIQNLSGKLNWQTLELKNLHFYLKELAVPLTDFPSLAIEELTFDKTGSEVILQTSKPVWLVDTRVHKDAIKIQPTSSIVIDWRSPTHWRVQPFHLAIDEFDLAINSARMNNSKISFDSSFESNRAKIVMEYLPYVWMGQPLQKWLKNSQIDGEALKARISIDAPFEEFLTNGHGFEMSGVIKSAQLNFDSNWKSLQNFDVNFLLQEFGLNFTTAKVALNEELFAKQVSVAISDLREKDIAVEISGQAEGEIKSAVEYLQASPLVKTQKFNDFLSESLILTGEGVFDIQSIWVPVSGYKEKVSQVDIAIELKQVGALIYDLPKISAIQGQIQIQRESVKGYLQGQTLNGPVDIKLDGDQASLGLEIAGEAVDQNELLFIDPVAWSANVDIPYQAELDISVLGRVNWHKSASGMPSPLSKNDLNAPLTVKGIVEENKLILNFQSESTGLAAIQVSDQSGKKTINGTVLLANQADHLSAWENFDGQFSDYLTIKGFIHQFSIDEWWKYSKQFQQSYLKESNDSSYVVNWGNSRLEIEKLSFDSYEFPKSQLSWQPREEELVFRLVGPKADIAIVKKADSSLNVQVGTIELNPNKSKKDISLICSESVVAQDIPEIYFSAKQLRFKDYWLKDLNFKLSPHSEGYLATGINGTLGESAGHISGAYSFRSDRAVSSLVLFLTSSKVQALTNYLGINKGFTGKEVKGKLQLSWQGDLACFDSQKLKGPVDFKVKDGVIEDVEPGLARLLGLLSVESIMRRLKLDLKDITTKGFVFDEINAKGEFDHQTVKLKSLNVNAPSAQVEVNGLLSLKNETFDMRAQVTPSLGSSIPTIAAAAGAVNPFAAIAVYTLMKVLPKVNEELVTFKYKISGPWKEPKLIPVTIQ; this is encoded by the coding sequence TTGGTTAAGTTCACATACAGATTTTTAGAGGTCATTTTTGCACTATTTATTGTGTATTTACTGATTACTCGTGGTTTTTTGACTTGGCTTCAATATGCTCCTGAACAATTTACCTCTGCCGTTAAAAGTTTCATTGGCGTGGAATTGAGCTATGAATCTTTGGCGCTCGACCAACATTGGCTCGGTTTTGAATTTGAAGCGAAAAATGTTTCTCTTAACTCAGAGCGTTTTCACTTTGACGCTGAAAAACTGTCAGCCGATATCAATCTTTTTTCTTTTGCACTTCCTGCGGCTGCGGCTGGTGACTATCTTTATGTTGAAAATGCTTCGCTTGAGAAGCGCTCATCGTTTGTAAACTCTTCCGAAAGTAAGCTGGCTCAACTTTCGGTTAGTCGAGAAGATTTACATCAAAAACTATTAATCCCATCCACTATTCGAAGCTTGTGGAAACAAGTTTCGATTAAAGATGTTCGGCTTACTCTTCAGCAAGAATACCCGGCCGGTATACATTTAAAAAGTTTTGAATTGGCCAAATCTTCAAGGATTTCATTAGTATCAGAGTTTGGTATGAAATATGGTGAGGTGTTGGATTATGAACCATTTAGTTTAACGTTAAACGCCAGTCAAAATTCTTTTGGGGGAATTGGAGATGGTCGATTAAATTTGGTTTCTTACCGGCCGGTAAAGATTCAAGGGTTGGTATCTCTGTTACCTGAAGAATGGCAGGCTATTCTTCCCAAAGGAGATGTTCTTGTTGAAGCAAAAGCAAACTTTCAAAATTCAAAGCTGTCAAAAATAGAAATGAACTTGAACGGTAGCTCATTCGACTGGCCTCAAAATGATGAGCTTCTTCCAAATTCTGCGGGAGCAAAGCTTGAATGGGTTCTAGAAAATGATGTGCTTTTTGTAGGTCAAGATGATTGGCATATTCAACTGTTAGGCCTTCAGTTAGATCAAAAATATTTAGAGTCGATTTCGCCAATTGAGTTGAAAGTTGATGATGATTTTATTGACTTCGATGCGAAAAGCTTAAATATTGAACCTTTTAAAGTGATTACGCAGGCACTCATTAGTGATCCTAAAATAGCTAACCTTTTCGGAAAAACAGCGCATTTATCCATCCAAAATCTTTCTGGCAAACTTAACTGGCAAACTCTTGAACTGAAAAATTTACATTTCTATTTGAAAGAATTAGCGGTGCCATTAACCGATTTTCCTAGTTTAGCGATAGAAGAACTGACTTTTGATAAAACAGGTTCTGAGGTTATTTTGCAGACATCTAAGCCGGTTTGGTTAGTTGATACTCGAGTTCATAAGGATGCGATTAAAATTCAGCCGACCTCATCAATTGTTATAGATTGGCGTTCACCGACACACTGGCGTGTGCAGCCATTCCATCTAGCGATTGATGAGTTTGATCTAGCGATCAACAGTGCTCGAATGAATAACTCAAAGATATCGTTTGATTCTAGCTTTGAATCGAATCGTGCCAAGATTGTCATGGAGTATTTGCCATATGTATGGATGGGGCAGCCTCTTCAGAAATGGTTGAAGAATAGTCAAATAGATGGCGAGGCTCTAAAGGCTCGTATTTCTATTGATGCACCATTTGAAGAGTTTTTGACTAATGGTCATGGATTTGAAATGTCTGGTGTCATCAAGTCTGCGCAACTTAACTTTGATTCAAATTGGAAGAGCCTACAGAATTTTGATGTTAATTTTTTGTTGCAAGAATTTGGTTTGAATTTCACAACTGCTAAGGTTGCTTTAAACGAAGAATTGTTTGCAAAACAAGTGAGCGTGGCCATTTCGGATTTGCGGGAAAAAGATATAGCGGTTGAAATTTCTGGCCAAGCTGAAGGTGAAATAAAATCGGCTGTTGAGTATCTTCAAGCGTCTCCTCTTGTAAAAACACAAAAATTTAATGACTTTTTGAGTGAGTCTTTAATATTGACTGGTGAAGGCGTGTTTGATATCCAATCGATTTGGGTTCCGGTGTCTGGTTATAAAGAGAAAGTGTCGCAAGTTGATATTGCTATTGAATTGAAGCAGGTTGGAGCACTTATTTATGATTTGCCAAAAATTTCAGCTATACAGGGACAAATTCAGATTCAAAGAGAGTCTGTAAAGGGGTATTTGCAAGGGCAAACCTTAAATGGGCCTGTCGATATTAAATTAGATGGTGATCAAGCAAGCTTAGGTCTTGAGATTGCAGGTGAGGCGGTTGATCAAAATGAGTTACTGTTTATTGACCCTGTTGCGTGGTCTGCGAATGTAGACATTCCTTATCAAGCAGAATTGGATATTTCTGTTTTGGGGAGGGTAAATTGGCATAAGTCCGCTAGTGGTATGCCTTCGCCGCTTTCAAAAAATGATTTGAACGCGCCTTTAACGGTTAAAGGCATTGTTGAAGAAAACAAACTGATCTTAAATTTTCAGTCTGAATCTACCGGTTTAGCAGCGATTCAAGTTTCAGACCAATCAGGTAAGAAAACAATAAATGGAACAGTGTTGCTGGCGAATCAAGCAGACCATTTATCTGCATGGGAGAATTTTGATGGTCAATTCAGTGATTATTTAACCATAAAAGGGTTTATTCATCAGTTTTCGATTGATGAATGGTGGAAGTATTCAAAGCAGTTTCAGCAAAGCTATTTAAAGGAATCTAATGATTCTAGTTATGTTGTAAATTGGGGAAATAGTCGTCTTGAGATTGAAAAGCTTAGCTTTGATTCCTATGAGTTTCCTAAATCTCAGTTAAGCTGGCAGCCCAGAGAAGAGGAATTGGTTTTCCGGTTAGTAGGTCCTAAAGCCGATATTGCAATTGTTAAAAAAGCAGATTCAAGTCTAAATGTTCAAGTTGGAACGATTGAATTGAATCCAAATAAAAGTAAAAAAGACATTTCACTAATTTGTTCAGAATCCGTTGTTGCGCAAGATATTCCTGAAATTTATTTTTCTGCAAAGCAACTTCGTTTTAAAGATTATTGGTTAAAGGATTTAAATTTTAAGTTGTCTCCGCATAGTGAGGGTTACTTAGCAACTGGAATTAATGGAACCTTGGGAGAGAGTGCAGGTCATATTTCAGGTGCTTACTCTTTTAGAAGTGATCGTGCGGTTAGTTCGTTAGTCCTATTTTTGACATCATCTAAGGTTCAAGCTCTCACCAATTATTTAGGAATTAATAAAGGGTTTACTGGAAAAGAGGTAAAAGGGAAGTTGCAGCTCAGTTGGCAAGGAGATTTAGCCTGTTTTGATTCTCAGAAATTAAAAGGACCGGTGGACTTTAAAGTAAAAGATGGTGTTATTGAGGACGTTGAGCCAGGTTTAGCAAGATTGTTAGGCTTGTTAAGTGTTGAATCGATTATGCGTAGATTAAAACTAGATTTAAAAGATATAACAACGAAAGGATTCGTATTTGATGAGATTAATGCAAAAGGTGAATTCGATCATCAAACTGTCAAACTAAAAAGCTTAAATGTAAATGCGCCTTCCGCACAGGTTGAAGTAAATGGTTTGCTCTCTCTAAAAAATGAAACATTTGATATGCGTGCGCAAGTCACACCATCGCTAGGCAGTTCAATTCCAACTATAGCTGCTGCTGCCGGTGCAGTGAATCCCTTTGCAGCTATTGCTGTGTATACTTTAATGAAGGTACTTCCAAAAGTGAATGAAGAGTTAGTGACATTTAAATATAAAATTTCTGGACCTTGGAAAGAGCCAAAGTTGATACCTGTGACGATTCAATAA
- a CDS encoding ExeA family protein — protein sequence MYRKFFGLSELPFKSTPNVNMFFGEASRQSTFEALLYTIQRGDGIVKVTGEVGCGKTMILRMVAENLDNNYKIVYINSPNLSPKDILFFIADELAVSVNYDLAKFQILKLIKNRLIEYFSSAKNVVLLIDEAQSIPIDTLEELRLLSNLETNEDKLLQIVLFGQPELDTALKKPEIRQLASRITYSINLPKFKPTEVMSYLNYRLRAVGYRGLDIFDLKMAKEIYKVTDGLPRGINEVADKLLMAMFSQGDTKATRKHLKALQLRPVFFSRKKAPYFISISIVLILVSAFVFNSLNLKYSDELGVEMINPSASKLQQEREASPILTRTLKQESLKEIAEPTIIEHSIDERKEVKPLVTEIIDTGSFEKNLVLSHLKAIEIFNSIPDEYNVIQLATVTSDAVQDQLQAFDSDSTVAGRYILLVETLPAKKAYRVKFFLKSFGNYSMLSKELKQLSVSVKSSNPYILSVKGLRARAEEISLEDLK from the coding sequence ATGTATCGAAAATTTTTTGGATTATCGGAGCTTCCATTCAAGAGTACTCCTAATGTAAATATGTTTTTTGGTGAAGCATCTCGGCAATCTACATTTGAAGCTTTGCTTTATACAATACAAAGAGGTGATGGGATTGTAAAAGTAACAGGAGAGGTTGGATGTGGTAAAACCATGATTCTTAGAATGGTTGCAGAAAATTTAGATAATAATTACAAGATTGTTTATATAAACTCCCCAAACTTATCTCCAAAGGATATCTTATTTTTCATCGCTGATGAACTTGCGGTATCTGTTAATTATGACTTAGCTAAGTTTCAAATCCTCAAATTAATTAAAAATCGTTTAATTGAATATTTTAGTTCTGCAAAGAATGTTGTTTTACTCATAGATGAAGCACAATCAATACCTATAGATACTTTGGAAGAGTTGCGATTGCTCAGTAATTTAGAAACAAATGAAGATAAGTTGCTACAGATTGTTTTATTTGGTCAACCCGAACTAGATACAGCATTAAAAAAACCGGAAATTCGTCAACTTGCTAGCCGAATTACATACAGTATTAATTTGCCGAAATTTAAACCAACAGAAGTTATGTCCTATTTGAATTATCGGTTGAGAGCTGTTGGGTATAGAGGATTAGATATTTTTGACCTAAAAATGGCAAAAGAGATTTATAAGGTAACGGATGGCTTGCCTAGAGGGATCAATGAAGTTGCTGATAAGTTATTAATGGCAATGTTTAGTCAAGGTGATACAAAAGCAACTAGAAAACACTTAAAGGCGTTGCAGCTACGACCGGTGTTTTTTTCTCGGAAAAAAGCGCCGTATTTTATTTCTATATCTATTGTTTTAATTTTAGTTTCAGCTTTTGTTTTTAATAGCTTGAATTTGAAATACTCTGACGAGTTAGGTGTTGAAATGATCAACCCTAGTGCATCAAAACTTCAGCAAGAACGTGAAGCTTCTCCTATTTTAACTCGAACTTTAAAGCAAGAAAGTTTGAAAGAAATCGCAGAGCCTACAATTATTGAACATAGTATTGATGAAAGAAAAGAAGTTAAACCGCTAGTCACCGAGATTATTGATACAGGCTCGTTTGAAAAAAATCTTGTTTTGAGTCACTTAAAAGCAATAGAAATTTTTAACAGTATCCCTGATGAATATAATGTAATTCAGCTAGCTACGGTTACTTCTGATGCTGTACAAGATCAACTTCAGGCTTTCGATTCAGATTCAACAGTTGCAGGTCGGTACATTTTACTTGTAGAGACTCTGCCCGCTAAGAAGGCATATCGCGTTAAGTTTTTTCTAAAATCTTTCGGAAATTATAGTATGTTATCTAAAGAGTTGAAACAGTTGTCAGTAAGCGTTAAGAGTTCAAACCCTTATATTTTGTCAGTTAAAGGTTTGAGAGCTAGGGCTGAAGAAATTAGCCTAGAAGATTTAAAATGA